The Chitinophaga sp. H8 region CCATTTGAAAAAGTCTTTTATAGCCCGCTTTTCTACCACGGATACATTTGCCCAAACACAGGACCTGCATAAAGCCCTGCTGCAGAGCATCATTGATCAGGAGCCCGAAAAGGCGCTGCACTGGGCTACCCAGATTATTACCCACAGGGACTAACTGAAAGTATTTAAACAACCTCTGTATACCAACAAAACAACAGACATGGAAACAACGATGGAGCAAGAACAAAGTGCTATTGCGCAGCGCGTGGCCGAAAAAACGGTCTTCTCTGTGCTGATAGCGCTTAGTTTTTCTCACCTGGTCAACGACACGATCCAATCGCTCATACCAGCCATTTATCCGCTGGTCAAAGATTCTCTCCACCTTAATTTTACACAGGTGGGGCTGATTACACTCACCTACCAGATGTCGGCTTCCATACTACAGCCACTGGTGGGCCTCTACACTGATAAAAAGCCACAGGCCTATTCCCTGTCTATTGGTATGGGTTTTACCCTGCTGGGACTGATCTGCCTGGCTGTATCACACACTTTTGCCCTGGTGCTGGCATCTGTAGCATTAGTAGGCGTAGGTTCCGCTATTTTCCATCCGGAAGCTTCCCGGCTGGCTTATATGGCATCCGGCGGTAAACATGGTATGGCACAATCACTTTTCCAGGTAGGCGGTAATGCCGGTAGTTCACTTGGCCCCTTACTGGCAGCGCTGATTATAGTACCGTTGGGACAGTTTCACATTATCTGGTTTTCCCTTGCTGCATTGCTGGCTATTGCTGTAATGCTCAATATCAGTAAATGGTACAAACAGAATACGCATCGTATCAAGCCTAAGAAAAGTGTACAGCATTTGGAAAATCATCCCCAGCTAAGTACGATCAAGGTAGCGATCGCTATCAGTATATTGCTGGTACTGATTTTCTCCAAATACTTTTACATGGCCAGTCTTACCAGTTATTATACTTTTTACCTGATAGACAAGTTCCATGTATCCGTACAGAGTGCGCAGATGTATTTGTTCATTTTCCTCTTTGCAGTAGCTGCCGGCACCTTTATCGGCGGTCCGGTAGGCGACCGTATAGGACGTAAATATGTGATCTGGATTTCTATACTTGGCGTGGCTCCTTTTACACTTTTATTGCCGCACGTGAATCTTTTCTGGACGGCAGTATTAAGTGTGTTCATTGGGGTAATTCTCTCTTCCGCATTCTCTGCCATCCTGGTGTATGCCCAGGAGCTGATGCCCGGAAAGGTAGGTATGATTGCCGGCCTGTTCTTTGGTCTGGCATTTGGTATGGCTGGTATAGGCTCCGCTTTGCTGGGCAAGCTGGCTGATATGACCAGTATTAATTATGTATACCAGGTATGTGCTTATCTGCCGTTAATTGGTTTGTTTGCCTGCTTCCTACCCAATGT contains the following coding sequences:
- a CDS encoding MFS transporter, translated to METTMEQEQSAIAQRVAEKTVFSVLIALSFSHLVNDTIQSLIPAIYPLVKDSLHLNFTQVGLITLTYQMSASILQPLVGLYTDKKPQAYSLSIGMGFTLLGLICLAVSHTFALVLASVALVGVGSAIFHPEASRLAYMASGGKHGMAQSLFQVGGNAGSSLGPLLAALIIVPLGQFHIIWFSLAALLAIAVMLNISKWYKQNTHRIKPKKSVQHLENHPQLSTIKVAIAISILLVLIFSKYFYMASLTSYYTFYLIDKFHVSVQSAQMYLFIFLFAVAAGTFIGGPVGDRIGRKYVIWISILGVAPFTLLLPHVNLFWTAVLSVFIGVILSSAFSAILVYAQELMPGKVGMIAGLFFGLAFGMAGIGSALLGKLADMTSINYVYQVCAYLPLIGLFACFLPNVEGNKARK